The following proteins are encoded in a genomic region of Glycine soja cultivar W05 chromosome 17, ASM419377v2, whole genome shotgun sequence:
- the LOC114391756 gene encoding protein ROOT INITIATION DEFECTIVE 3-like translates to MSSSSYELILTNSPDGPITVYETTTGTVVARFSGSRSPCRGLTVVGRRLFAASHVSSETGAGSINIYNWFNSTAFHNFPVPEPVAPLIATHDGTFLFGGGISGSLFSISTHSGDVIRSIAAHSRSVSSLHLSDDGSLVISGSDDGTIVVVPTFKIVIIRASLDEDMEDLILHKWKAHSDSVTAFKSVMGTLLSCSLDCTCKFWNLGDNGVLLRIVAFPCAIFGIALDSKGLGFYVAGADGLVYKGAMKAGSRKLLSRVCELSTWSKSHGRSIVSLALVNEGRNLVSAAEDGSVWMWDVDKGEVVMDMGNEVVMVNISDMVVARGNGEFGVRKGNNVAIEEGNGSFTSYGLCDEEMIKTLEQITKLGEVRGEVEQHKKKVIGMLESTIEMYERFLKLILKEATKAIEEGGVEDDKDEE, encoded by the coding sequence ATGTCATCTTCCTCCTATGAACTCATCCTCACAAATTCTCCTGATGGCCCTATCACGGTCTACGAGACCACCACTGGCACCGTCGTGGCCCGATTCTCCGGCAGTCGATCCCCATGTCGCGGCCTAACCGTGGTGGGTCGAAGACTATTCGCGGCCTCGCACGTGTCCTCCGAAACGGGTGCAGGCTCGATCAACATTTACAACTGGTTTAATTCTACTGCGTTCCACAACTTCCCTGTGCCTGAACCCGTTGCACCTCTCATTGCTACCCATGATGGAACATTTCTCTTTGGGGGTGGCATCTCAGGGAGTCTTTTTTCTATCTCAACTCATTCTGGGGATGTGATCAGATCAATTGCTGCACACTCAAGATCAGTTTCTAGTCTTCATCTGAGTGATGATGGGTCACTTGTTATTTCAGGGAGTGATGATGGCACAATTGTTGTTGTCCCTACCTTTAAGATTGTTATTATTAGGGCTTCCTTGGATGAGGACATGGAAGACTTGATCTTGCACAAATGGAAGGCACATTCTGATTCCGTGACTGCTTTCAAGTCTGTGATGGGTACTTTGCTTTCTTGCTCACTAGATTGCACATGCAAGTTTTGGAATCTGGGAGATAATGGGGTTCTCTTAAGGATTGTGGCATTCCCATGTGCCATTTTTGGGATTGCCTTGGATTCAAAAGGGTTAGGATTCTATGTTGCTGGTGCAGATGGTTTGGTTTATAAGGGGGCAATGAAGGCTGGGAGTAGAAAATTATTAAGTAGAGTTTGTGAATTGAGCACTTGGTCTAAGAGCCATGGTAGGTCAATTGTGTCATTGGCTTTGGTGAATGAAGGGAGGAATTTGGTGTCTGCTGCAGAAGATGGGAGTGTGTGGATGTGGGATGTTGACAAAGGAGAAGTCGTTATGGATATGGGGAATGAGGTGGTAATGGTAAACATTAGTGATATGGTTGTGGCCAGGGGAAATGGTGAGTTTGGAGTCAGAAAAGGAAATAATGTTGCAATTGAGGAAGGTAATGGGTCATTCACTTCTTATGGGTTGTGTGATGAAGAGATGATCAAGACTCTTGAGCAAATCACAAAGCTTGGGGAGGTTAGGGGTGAGGTGGAACAACACAAGAAGAAGGTCATTGGCATGTTGGAATCTACAATTGAAATGTATGAGAGGTTTTTGAAGCTTATCCTTAAGGAAGCTACCAAAGCCATTGAAGAGGGGGGAGTGGAAGATGATAAAGATGAAGAATAA
- the LOC114394117 gene encoding probable isoaspartyl peptidase/L-asparaginase 2, translating to MGGWAIAVHGGAGVDPNLPLERQEEAKQLLTHCLNLGISALNSNLPAIDVVELVVRELETDPLFNSGRGSALTEKGTVEMEASIMDGPKRRCGAVSGLTTVKNPISLARLVMDKSPHSYLAFSGAEEFARQQGVEVVDNEYFITPDNVGMLKLAKEANTILFDYRIPTSGYETCGSNVESPLQMNGLPISVYAPETVGCVVVDREGRCAAATSTGGLMNKMTGRIGDSPLIGAGTYACDVCGVSCTGEGEAIIRGTLAREVAAVMEYKGLKLQEAVDFVIKHRLDEGMAGLIAVSNAGEVAYGFNCNGMFRGCATENGFMEVGIWE from the exons atgggaGGTTGGGCTATCGCGGTGCATGGTGGCGCTGGTGTGGACCCTAATCTTCCACTCGAGCGTCAAGAAGAAGCGAAACAACTTCTCACGCACTGTCTCAATCTTGGAATCTCTGCTCTAAATTCTAATCTTCCCGCCATAGATGTCGTTGAACTTGTG GTGAGGGAATTGGAAACGGATCCGCTGTTCAATTCGGGCCGTGGATCTGCCCTGACAGAAAAAGGAACGGTGGAGATGGAGGCTAGCATCATGGATGGTCCAAAACGACGATGCGGCGCCGTTTCGGGTCTTACCACCGTTAAGAACCCGATCTCGCTCGCTCGTTTGGTTATGGACAAATCCCCACATTCCTATCTCGCCTTCTCCGGAGCCGAAGAATTTGCTAGGCAACAG GGTGTGGAGGTTGTGGACAACGAGTACTTTATCACACCTGATAATGTTGGCATGCTCAAGCTGGCCAAGGAAGCAAACACAATCCTG TTTGATTACCGAATCCCAACATCGGGGTACGAGACGTGCGGATCCAATGTGGAGAGTCCACTGCAAATGAATGGACTCCCAATAAGCGTGTACGCGCCCGAAACCGTTGGATGCGTGGTGGTCGACCGGGAGGGCCGGTGCGCGGCAGCGACATCCACAGGGGGGCTGATGAACAAAATGACCGGTCGCATCGGTGACTCGCCGCTGATAGGCGCTGGGACCTACGCGTGCGACGTGTGCGGTGTATCGTGCACGGGCGAGGGCGAGGCCATCATACGTGGCACGCTGGCGCGTGAGGTGGCAGCGGTGATGGAATACAAAGGGTTGAAGCTTCAAGAAGCTGTGGATTTTGTTATCAAGCACCGTCTCGATGAAGGGATGGCTGGTCTCATTGCTGTGTCAAATGCTGGGGAAGTGGCTTATGGGTTCAATTGCAATGGCATGTTTAGGGGCTGTGCCACTGAAAATGGCTTCATGGAGGTTGGAATCTGGGAATAG
- the LOC114391785 gene encoding UPF0481 protein At3g47200-like, which yields MTELVKNTEQFQTMGEDANLKRWRETTKSLLDAVDNLYCQPYSICVVPEELRKQNESAYEPKVVSIGPRFKGKRELQQMEEIKWRCMLCLLSRTKGDGTKILETCMREMLELDATVRACYGEEIKLNRYDLATIMVYDGCFLLELAISKEKDWSAVFPQQSVSVSVSDLGTKVGEMEAVLTDLTLLENQIPFFILDKLFQILFPGSNLSSSIEIMVLLLWQQQLPKRIYPAHVVELVHSTFLWMHDIPIRDASSVVVDVDDYSVIIKQVKLNRCAARLIAAGVTIRLHPGSDNSIMFRIHDFSVQFSYNNGVLLIPHLRITQTTEPKWRSFIAWEHHRNKSKNEEFGNSTEQDGIEYANVFTFLALLFNDLICCASDVQILKNKGIIKDELGMSNHEVVDFFGSVANGIDRGHVGSGYSNIIDALNTFSATNFVTRFPIIACHDLSRITEWIYGLQKFLRRGYNFAAALITLLTVVQTCYAVLAYHYPHEDDNKNLFNTTQIHAKIN from the exons ATGACTGAACTCGTAAAGAACACCGAACAG ttTCAAACCATGGGCGAGGACGCCAACTTGAAGAGATGGAGGGAAACAACGAAATCACTGTTAGATGCTGTAGACAATTTATACTGTCAACCCTACAGCATTTGCGTGGTTCCGGAGGAACTCCGGAAACAGAACGAGAGTGCTTACGAGCCAAAGGTGGTGTCAATTGGACCCCGGTTCAAGGGCAAAAGGGAGCTACAACAAATGGAAGAGATCAAGTGGCGTTGCATGTTGTGTCTCCTTTCGCGAACCAAAGGAGACGGAACGAAAATCCTCGAAACCTGCATGCGCGAAATGTTGGAGCTAGACGCAACAGTTCGCGCATGCTACGGGGAGGAAATCAAGCTCAACAGGTATGATCTGGCCACAATTATGGTGTATGACGGCTGTTTTCTCTTAGAGCTCgccatttcaaaagaaaaagactgGAGCGCGGTGTTCCCGCAACAGTCTGTTTCTGTCTCAGTGAGCGATCTAGGGACTAAAGTCGGGGAAATGGAAGCAGTATTGACTGACCTCACGCTGTTAGAAAATCAAATACCCTTTTTCATTCTGGATAAGTTGTTTCAAATTCTTTTCCCCGGTAGCAATCTCAGCAGCAGTATAGAAATTATGGTTTTGCTCCTTTGGCAACAACAATTGCCCAAGCGAATTTACCCTGCTCATGTTGTTGAACTTGTTCATTCCACTTTTCTATGGATGCATGATATTCCAATCCGAGATGCTTCTTCTGTTGTTGTAGATGTTGATGATTATAGTGTTATTATCAAACAAGTAAAACTGAATCGCTGTGCTGCTAGGCTCATAGCTGCTGGTGTTACGATCAGACTTCACCCTGGTTCTGACAATTCAATAATGTTTAGAATTCATGATTTTAGTGTTCAATTCAGCTACAACAACGGGGTGCTGCTAATTCCGCACCTTCGTATCACTCAAACAACGGAACCAAAGTGGAGGAGTTTCATTGCGTGGGAGCATCATAGAAACAAGTCCAAAAATGAAGAGTTTGGAAACAGCACTGAACAGGATGGTATAGAGTATGCAAACGTGTTCACTTTTCTGGCCTTGCTCTTCAATGATTTGATATGTTGCGCCAGCGATGTTCAAATTCTTAAGAACAAGGGAATCATCAAAGATGAGTTGGGTATGAGTAATCACGAGGTGGTGGATTTCTTTGGTTCCGTCGCTAATGGAATTGACCGGGGCCACGTTGGTTCGGGTTACAGCAACATCATTGATGCCTTGAACACATTTTCGGCAACAAATTTTGTCACGAGGTTTCCCATAATTGCGTGTCATGATTTGAGCCGAATAACAGAATGGATTTACGGCCTTCAAAAGTTTTTGAGGCGCGGTTACAACTTCGCTGCAGCGTTGATAACTCTTCTCACTGTTGTTCAGACTTGTTATGCAGTCCTCGCTTATCATTATCCACACGAGGATGACAACAAAAACCTGTTTAACACCACCCAGATTCATGCTAAAATAAATTGA